The DNA window CGCTCCTGTTATCATGTTTTTTACATAATCAGCATGTCCAGGACAATCCACATGTGCATAATGACGATTAGATGTCTCATACTCCACATGAGCAGTATTTATTGTAATACCTCTAGCTTTTTCCTCTGGAGCAGCATCGATTTGTGCATAACCACAAGCTTCTCCTCCAAACTTAGTTGCCAAAACAGTAGTAATAGCAGCTGTTAAAGTTGTTTTACCATGATCAACGTGACCAATAGTACCTACATTTACATGAGGCTTACTACGTTCAAACTTGCCTTTAGCCATCTTTATACCTTAATTTTTTCAAAAAAAATAAACGAAACACTTACAAATTCAAAATAATTGAGTAAGCTATTTTTGTCAATATTCATTATTTAGTCCGAGCTGCTATGACTTCATCTACAACATTTTTTGGAGCTTCAGAATAATGTTTAAACTCCATAGTATATGTAGCTCGCCCTTGTGTCAAAGAACGAAGATTAGTAGCATAACCAAACATTTCAGCCAAAGGAACCTCCGACTTTATTATTTTACCACCACTAATGATATCATCCATGCCTTGTACCATACCTCTACGTGATGACAAATCACCCATTACAGCACCAGCATATTCCTCTGGAGTCTCTACTTCGACAGACATCATAGGTTCTAAAATTACAGGACTCGCTTTTCTTAAACCTTCTTTAAAAGCTATTGAGCCAGCCATTTTGAAAGCATTTTCATTAGAATCAACATCATGATATGACCCAAAAAATAGGGTAACCTGAACATCAACTACAGGATATCCTGCGAGCACTCCCGATGGAATTGTTTCTTGGATCCCTTTATCAACTGCTGGGATATATTCCCTTGGTACTACCCCTCCCTTAATAGCATCTATAAATTTATAACCACTACCTGGAGGTAAAGGCTCCACTTTAAGAACTACGTGACCATACTGTCCACGACCACCAGACTGTTTAATAAATTTACCTTCAGCTTGATCGCAAACTTTTCTGATTGTCTCTCTATAAGCTACTTGAGGCTTGCCAACATTAGCCTCAACTCCGAACTCCCTCTTCATTCTATCTACTAAAATTTCTAGATGCAATTCACCCATACCAGAAATAATAGTTTGACCAGATTCTTCATCACTACGGACCCTAAAAGACGGATCCTCTTGTGCTAAACGAGATAAAGCAAGACCCATTTTCTCTTGATCTGCTTTAGACTTAGGCTCTACAGCTTGAGATATAACAGGCTCTGGGAAAATCATTCTTTCTAAAGTAATATGACTATCCACATCACATAAAGTTTCACCCGTAGTAACATCCTTAAGACCAACCACTGCTGCAATATCACCAGATAAAACTTCTTTTATTTCCTCTCGATTATTAGCATGCATTTGCAATAATCGACCTATACGTTCTTTTCTACCTTTAATAGGGTTAAAAACTGTATCACCAGATTTTAGAATTCCTGAATATACTCTAATAAATGTTAACTGGCCAACAAAAGGATCACTCATCAATTTAAAAGCCAAGGCAGACATTTTTTCTTGATCATCAGAATTACGATAAATTTCATTGCCCTCATCGTCAAGACCCGATACAGGAGGAATATCTACCGGTGAAGGCAAATAATCTATTACAGAATCCAACATCCGTTGAACACCTTTGTTTTTAAAAGCACTACCACAAAGCATAGGTTGAATCTCGCAAGCAATAGTTCTCTTACGAATAGCCATATTTATCTCAGATTCACTTAGTGTTCCTGTTTCAAGATACTTATCCATTAACTCTTCTGATGATTCAGCAGCAACTTCAAGCAAATTTTCTCTCCATTTATTTGCTTGCTCTTTTAAATTATCTGGAATAGGAAGATAATCAAATTTTATACCTTGACTTTTCTCATCCCAAATAATTGATTCCATTTTTACTAAATCAATCACACCTAAAAACTGATCTTCAGATCCTATTGGTATGACTATAGGCACAGGATTTGCTTTTAATCTAGATTTTAATTGATCATAAACCTTAAAAAAATTTGCTCCAGTGCGATCCATTTTGTTCACAAAAGCTAATCTAGGCACTTTGTATTTATTAGCTTGACGCCATACTGTTTCTGATTGAGGCTGAACACCACCAACAGCACAATAAACCATACAAGCTCCATCCAGAACTCTCATTGATCTCTCAACTTCTATAGTGAAATCAACGTGACCAGGAGTATCAATGATATTTATTCTATGCTCAGGATAATTATTAGCCATACCTTTCCAAAAGGCAGTTGTAGCAGCCGAAGTAATAGTGATTCCTCTCTCTTGCTCTTGCTCCATCCAGTCCATAGTGGCAGCCCCATCATGAACTTCACCTATCTTGTGATTAACACCTGTATAAAATAAAATACGTTCTGTAGTCGTGGTTTTACCCGCATCTATATGAGCAGATATACCTATATTCCTATAACATTCTATAATTGTCTTACGAGCCATTATTGATCCTCATAACCTACCAACGAAAATGACTGAAAGCTTTATTAGCTTCGGCCATTTTATGAGTATCTTCTCTTTTCTTCATGGCTGCGCCACGATTTTCTGAAGCATCAAGTAACTCTCCAGCTAAACGCAAATCCATAGATTTCTCGCTACGTTTTTTAGCTGCCTCTCTGAGCCATCTCATTGACAAAGCCAAACGTCTAACAGGCCTAACTTCAACAGGAACTTGATAATTAGCACCACCTACACGTCGACTTTTTACCTCTACTATAGGTTTTATATTATTTATAGCTAAATTAAATATCTCTAAAGGATCTTTTTTTGTTTTATGACCCACATGGGAAAGTGCCCCATATACAATTCTTTCTGCAACAGCCTTTTTACCATCAAGCATTACAACATTCATAAATTTTGCTAACTCAACACTACCAAATTTAGGATCTGGCAATATCTCGCGCTTAGGTATTTCACGACGACGTGACATTATATTTCCTTGTGTCTTTCAGTTGACCCAAAATACTATTTGGGCATAGCTACCTAATAAGAATAGCCCCTTACATGCCATATAATTATGGCCACACTTTTCAAAAACAGTTAAAAATTACGCTTTCTTAGCGCGTTTAGAACCATATTTTGAACGAGCCTGTTTACGATTTTTAACACCTTGCAAATCAAGAGAACCTCTGACTATATGATAACGCACACCCGGCAAGTCTTTAACACGACCACCTCTTACTAAAACTACAGAGTGTTCTTGCAAATTATGACCCTCTCCACCAATATATGAAATTACTTCATATCCATTAGTTAAGCGCACCTTAGCTACTTTTCTCATAGCAGAATTAGGTTTTTTAGGTGTTGTAGTATAAACACGAGTACAAACACCACGACGTTGTGGGCAGTTTTCTAAAGCCGGGCTTTTGCTCTTAAGAACACCAATTTCTCGTGGCTTCCTTATAAGCTGACTAATAGTAGGCATATACTTCGAAATCCTTTTATATAATTATAATAATTAAATTTTTTATTTCAAAAATATCAATTTTCTAAAAAAACTAACTTTACTGCAGTTCACCATATATCAATTTATAATAGTAAAATCGCATACTAAAGTTAGCTGGCCAATATAACTCTGTTTTCAACAATTGTCAAAAACAACTTAAATACATGCAAGCAATACAATAAAGAAAACTCTACTTATGAATTTTCAAATATACTAGGCCTGCTTTCTGATTTATTTAACTTCTCAGCTTCAGCAGCAGTAATTTTAGCTTTACGTGCCTTATGATAAGACAATCCAGTACCCGCTGGAATTAAACGACCAACTATCACATTTTCCTTCAAACCACGTAATTCATCTTTTTTACCCATTATAGCTGCCTCAGTTAATACTCGAGTAGTTTCCTGAAAAGAAGCTGCTGATATAAATGAATCGGTAGAAAGTGAAGCTTTAGTAATACCAAGCAAGACATTTTCATAAGTTGCCGGTATTCCATTTTGTGATATTACACGATCATTTTCGTTTAATAAATCCGCCCTCTCTACTTGTTCACCAGGAACAAAACTCGTATCACCAGGATTAAGGACATTCACTCTACGTAACATCTGACGGACTATAACTTCAATATGTTTATCATTGATTTTAACTCCTTGCAAACGATAAACATCCTGAACTTCATCTATTATATAAGCAGCCAAACTTTCTATGCCTTGCAAACGTAATATATCATGAGGATCAGCTGGTCCATCTACTATGGTTTCTCCTTTATTAACAACCTGACCATCATGCACTAAAATCTGTTTCTCTTTTGCAACAAGGAATTCGTTGCTAACTCCATCTAGATCAGTAATAACTAACCGTTGTTTTCCCTTAGTGTCCTTTCCAAAAGAAACTGTACCAGTCAATTCAGCTAACATACCAGCACCCCTTGGAGAACGAGCCTCAAATAACTCAGCAACCCTAGGAAGACCACCTGTAATATCACGAGTTTTTTGAGATTCCTGAGGAATTCTAGCTAAAACCTCGCCTACCAAAACTTGTTGACCATCACGAACAGTAATTAAAGCTCCTACTGGGAAAGCAATACTGCTAGGAATATCTGTACCTGCAATTTTAACACCTTCACCAGATTCATTAACTAACCTGATTTGTGGTCTCATAGCTATTTTATTACCCCTTACTTTAGGTGTAATAACGACCAGTGTTGATAATCCTGTAACCTCATCAACCTGTTTAGCAACAGTAACTCCTTCCTCAATATTTTCAAAACTTACTCTACCAGCATATTCAGATACTATAGGCCTAGTCAATGGATCCCAAGAAGCTAAGAGAACACCAGCATTTACAGAATCACCATCACCAACCAATAAAATAGCTCCATAAGGAATTTTATGTCTTTCTCGTTCTCTCGAATTATCATCAAAAACAGCTAATTCTCCAGACCTTGAAATAACTACTCTCTCCCCTTTAGGATTTGTAACATATCTCATAGTACTCATAAAACCAACAGTACCTTTAGATTTTGTTT is part of the Candidatus Kinetoplastibacterium crithidii genome and encodes:
- the fusA gene encoding elongation factor G, whose protein sequence is MARKTIIECYRNIGISAHIDAGKTTTTERILFYTGVNHKIGEVHDGAATMDWMEQEQERGITITSAATTAFWKGMANNYPEHRINIIDTPGHVDFTIEVERSMRVLDGACMVYCAVGGVQPQSETVWRQANKYKVPRLAFVNKMDRTGANFFKVYDQLKSRLKANPVPIVIPIGSEDQFLGVIDLVKMESIIWDEKSQGIKFDYLPIPDNLKEQANKWRENLLEVAAESSEELMDKYLETGTLSESEINMAIRKRTIACEIQPMLCGSAFKNKGVQRMLDSVIDYLPSPVDIPPVSGLDDEGNEIYRNSDDQEKMSALAFKLMSDPFVGQLTFIRVYSGILKSGDTVFNPIKGRKERIGRLLQMHANNREEIKEVLSGDIAAVVGLKDVTTGETLCDVDSHITLERMIFPEPVISQAVEPKSKADQEKMGLALSRLAQEDPSFRVRSDEESGQTIISGMGELHLEILVDRMKREFGVEANVGKPQVAYRETIRKVCDQAEGKFIKQSGGRGQYGHVVLKVEPLPPGSGYKFIDAIKGGVVPREYIPAVDKGIQETIPSGVLAGYPVVDVQVTLFFGSYHDVDSNENAFKMAGSIAFKEGLRKASPVILEPMMSVEVETPEEYAGAVMGDLSSRRGMVQGMDDIISGGKIIKSEVPLAEMFGYATNLRSLTQGRATYTMEFKHYSEAPKNVVDEVIAARTK
- the rpsG gene encoding 30S ribosomal protein S7 — its product is MSRRREIPKREILPDPKFGSVELAKFMNVVMLDGKKAVAERIVYGALSHVGHKTKKDPLEIFNLAINNIKPIVEVKSRRVGGANYQVPVEVRPVRRLALSMRWLREAAKKRSEKSMDLRLAGELLDASENRGAAMKKREDTHKMAEANKAFSHFRW
- the rpsL gene encoding 30S ribosomal protein S12; protein product: MPTISQLIRKPREIGVLKSKSPALENCPQRRGVCTRVYTTTPKKPNSAMRKVAKVRLTNGYEVISYIGGEGHNLQEHSVVLVRGGRVKDLPGVRYHIVRGSLDLQGVKNRKQARSKYGSKRAKKA